A region of Engystomops pustulosus unplaced genomic scaffold, aEngPut4.maternal MAT_SCAFFOLD_179, whole genome shotgun sequence DNA encodes the following proteins:
- the LOC140108746 gene encoding gap junction gamma-1 protein-like, which yields MPNMSWSFLTRLLEEIHNHSTFVGKVWLTVLIVFRIVLTAVGGESIYSDEQSKFTCNTKQPGCDNVCYDAFAPLSHVRFWVFQIIMISAPSVMYLGYAIHRIARVSEEDRRKQALKKKKPFSSWRTGENVEDPEDEEEEPMLYETPAEPKKVESKDKENKKHDGRRRIQEEGLMKIYVFQLLSRAIFEVGFLAGQYFLYGFRVRPSFQCSTSPCPHTVDCFVSRPTEKTIFLLIMYVVSCLCLVLNICEMFHLGIGTIRDIIRSRRTNGIRQPPYNYSYPKNITCPPEYNMVVKSDKSTRLPNSVMAHEQNLANVAQEHQCTSPDDNLPSDLPALHKHLRVAQEQLDIAFQTYNTQVNGHASRTSSPVSGGTVVEQNRLNSAHEKQGAKPKAGSDRGSTSSKDGKTSVWI from the coding sequence ATGCCCAATATGAGCTGGAGCTTCTTAACCCGTCTCCTAGAAGAAATCCACAATCACTCCACGTTTGTGGGGAAGGTATGGCTCACAGTCCTCATCGTCTTCCGGATAGTCCTGACAGCCGTGGGCGGAGAGTCCATCTACTCCGATGAGCAGAGCAAGTTCACCTGCAACACGAAGCAGCCGGGGTGCGACAACGTCTGCTACGACGCCTTCGCCCCTCTCTCACACGTGCGTTTCTGGGTCTTCCAGATCATCATGATCTCCGCTCCATCTGTCATGTATCTGGGCTACGCCATCCACAGGATCGCCAGGGTGtctgaggaggacaggaggaaacaGGCCCTCAAGAAGAAAAAGCCCTTCTCCAGCTGGAGGACCGGTGAGAACGTTGAAGaccctgaggatgaggaggaggagcccaTGCTCTACGAGACTCCAGCCGAACCCAAGAAGGTGGAGAGTAAAGACAAGGAGAACAAGAAGCACGATGGTCGCAGACGAATACAAGAGGAGGGTCTCATGAAGATCTACGTCTTCCAGCTGCTGTCCAGGGCCATCTTTGAGGTGGGCTTCTTGGCTGGACAATATTTCTTGTATGGTTTCAGAGTCCGTCCTTCTTTCCAGTGCAGCACCTCGCCGTGTCCGCACACTGTGGACTGCTTTGTCTCCAGGCCCACCGAGAAGACCATATTCCTGCTGATCATGTATGTGGTCAGCTGCTTATGTCTGGTCCTTAACATCTGTGAGATGTTCCACCTAGGCATCGGGACCATAAGGGACATCATCCGCAGCAGGAGGACTAACGGCATCAGACAGCCACCCTACAACTACTCCTACCCCAAAAATATCACCTGCCCCCCTGAATACAATATGGTGGTCAAGTCCGACAAGTCCACCAGACTCCCCAACAGTGTCATGGCACATGAGCAGAACCTGGCCAACGTGGCCCAAGAGCATCAGTGTACGAGCCCGGACGACAACCTACCCTCCGACCTCCCTGCTTTACACAAACACTTACGAGTGGCCCAGGAGCAGCTGGACATCGCTTTCCAAACCTATAACACTCAGGTCAATGGTCACGCGTCTCGGACCAGTAGCCCAGTATCTGGGGGAACAGTGGTGGAGCAGAACCGGCTCAATTCTGCTCACGAAAAGCAGGGGGCCAAGCCTAAGGCCGGTTCTGATAGAGGTAGCACCAGCAGCAAGGATGGGAAGACCTCTGTATGGATATAA
- the IBA57 gene encoding putative transferase CAF17, mitochondrial isoform X1, producing MTSLLQAAVAMRPRFVAALFPPGVRRLSTRCFPLSGLRGLLRLRGPGSASFLHGLVTNDVEQLKDGAMYAHLLNVQGRSLFDVIVYRVPGQGDGSHDLLMECDAAAVDSIHRHLQVYNFRKKVDVRPCPELSVWAFVQKKLELTEKPRPLALFCAPDPRGPVMGSRVVAPTGQDIADILPGVEIGTVLDYIRHRYQHGVPEGVKDLPPGEALPLESNLVYMNGISFSKGCYIGQELTARTHHTGVIRKRLVPLHLSSPLPPEAAGAEVTTASGKSAGKYRAGVDHLGLALIRLVCMKEELHITVGGGAPVRVTPSLPAWWPPPGDGA from the exons ATGACGTCACTCCTTCAGGCCGCTGTCGCGATGAGGCCGCGCTTTGTGGCTGCGCTCTTCCCGCCCGGTGTCCGCCGCCTCAGCACTCGCTGCTTCCCGCTGTCCGGGCTCCGGGGTCTCCTCCGGCTCCGCGGCCCGGGCTCCGCCAGCTTCCTGCATGGTCTGGTCACCAATGACGTGGAGCAGCTGAAGGACGGCGCTATGTACGCGCACCTCCTGAACGTGCAGGGGCGGAGCTTGTTTGACGTCATTGTGTACAG GGTTCCGGGTCAGGGGGatgggtcacatgacctcctcatgGAGTGTGATGCTGCAGCAGTGGACTCCATTCATCGCCATCTGCAGGTCTATAACTTCCGTAAGAAGGTGGATGTGCGTCCGTGTCCAGAGCTGTCGGTCTGGGCCTTCGTCCAGAAGAAGCTAGAACTTACAGAGAAGCCACGCCCGCTGGCCCTGTTCTGTGCTCCCGACCCCAGGGGCCCAGTGATGGGTAGTAGGGTGGTGGCACCCACAGGGCAGGACATTGCGGACATCCTGCCGGGGGTGGAGATAGGAACCGTCCTGGACTACATCCGCCACAGATATCAGCACG GGGTCCCAGAGGGGGTGAAGGACCTGCCCCCTGGTGAGGCATTACCCCTGGAGTCTAACCTGGTCTACATGAATGGCATCAGCTTCTCTAAGGGCTGCTACATCGGGCAGGAGCTGACGGCGCGCACCCACCACACCGGGGTCATCCGCAAGCGCCTGGTGCCACTGCACCTATCATCTCCACTGCCGCCTGAGGCCGCAGGGGCAGAGGTCACCACAGCGTCGGGGAAGTCTGCCGGAAAGTACCGGGCCGGGGTGGACCACCTGGGGCTGGCACTGATCAGACTTGTCTGTATGAAGGAGGAGCTTCACatcacagtgggaggaggagctCCAGTCAGAGTAACGCCCTCTTTGCCAGCGTGGTGGCCACCTCCTGGAGATGGCGCATAA
- the IBA57 gene encoding putative transferase CAF17, mitochondrial isoform X2 — protein MTLLLARRCGAAIFNSGKRLWFREVYGCRQSAGGAVRVRGVPGQGDGSHDLLMECDAAAVDSIHRHLQVYNFRKKVDVRPCPELSVWAFVQKKLELTEKPRPLALFCAPDPRGPVMGSRVVAPTGQDIADILPGVEIGTVLDYIRHRYQHGVPEGVKDLPPGEALPLESNLVYMNGISFSKGCYIGQELTARTHHTGVIRKRLVPLHLSSPLPPEAAGAEVTTASGKSAGKYRAGVDHLGLALIRLVCMKEELHITVGGGAPVRVTPSLPAWWPPPGDGA, from the exons ATGACGTTGTTACTGGCACGCCGCTGCGGGGCCGCCATCTTTAATTCTGGCAAAAGGCTTTGgtttagagaggtttatggatgtagacagtcagcagggggcgctgtgcgGGTCAGAGG GGTTCCGGGTCAGGGGGatgggtcacatgacctcctcatgGAGTGTGATGCTGCAGCAGTGGACTCCATTCATCGCCATCTGCAGGTCTATAACTTCCGTAAGAAGGTGGATGTGCGTCCGTGTCCAGAGCTGTCGGTCTGGGCCTTCGTCCAGAAGAAGCTAGAACTTACAGAGAAGCCACGCCCGCTGGCCCTGTTCTGTGCTCCCGACCCCAGGGGCCCAGTGATGGGTAGTAGGGTGGTGGCACCCACAGGGCAGGACATTGCGGACATCCTGCCGGGGGTGGAGATAGGAACCGTCCTGGACTACATCCGCCACAGATATCAGCACG GGGTCCCAGAGGGGGTGAAGGACCTGCCCCCTGGTGAGGCATTACCCCTGGAGTCTAACCTGGTCTACATGAATGGCATCAGCTTCTCTAAGGGCTGCTACATCGGGCAGGAGCTGACGGCGCGCACCCACCACACCGGGGTCATCCGCAAGCGCCTGGTGCCACTGCACCTATCATCTCCACTGCCGCCTGAGGCCGCAGGGGCAGAGGTCACCACAGCGTCGGGGAAGTCTGCCGGAAAGTACCGGGCCGGGGTGGACCACCTGGGGCTGGCACTGATCAGACTTGTCTGTATGAAGGAGGAGCTTCACatcacagtgggaggaggagctCCAGTCAGAGTAACGCCCTCTTTGCCAGCGTGGTGGCCACCTCCTGGAGATGGCGCATAA